From the genome of Candidatus Saccharimonadales bacterium, one region includes:
- a CDS encoding glycosyltransferase, which produces MKQPKIAIVCEFLTVMGGAERVVYELHKTFPDAPIYTAIYDEERVLPEFKKLDIRTTWLQKIPKPLRKMYKLFPTLQVKAFRDLDLNEFDIIITSSYLNANQVRKTRDNQVLISYCHTPARYYWSHYDEYRKNPGFGRLDPIIRLLIPLLVPHQRKLDYEAAQKVDIFIANSTETQKRIKEYYGKSSTVIHPPVDIDRFEPARERANYYMTMGRQLPYKRYDLVVTACTKLGVPLKVFGKGPAHDELVAIAGPTVSFYTDRFGDASDAELEKALNHARGWIYAAEEDFGIVQVEALAAGAPVITYGKAGALDIVEDGVSGILFQEQTVEAITQAIIEAEQTTFLPGTLRRKAKRFDKGLFITKIRKIVGDQIR; this is translated from the coding sequence ATGAAGCAGCCAAAAATCGCAATCGTATGTGAATTTCTAACAGTTATGGGCGGTGCCGAGCGTGTCGTGTATGAGCTACATAAGACATTTCCAGATGCGCCAATTTATACGGCAATATACGACGAAGAGCGGGTGCTGCCGGAGTTTAAAAAACTTGATATTCGTACTACGTGGCTACAAAAAATACCCAAACCCCTTCGCAAAATGTACAAGCTTTTTCCGACACTTCAAGTGAAAGCATTTCGCGATTTGGATTTAAATGAATTCGATATTATCATTACCAGCTCCTACCTTAATGCTAACCAAGTAAGAAAAACCCGTGATAATCAGGTTCTTATCTCGTATTGCCATACGCCTGCACGCTACTACTGGAGCCACTACGATGAGTACAGAAAAAATCCGGGATTTGGAAGGCTAGACCCGATTATTCGCCTCCTCATTCCCCTGCTTGTACCCCACCAGCGAAAGCTTGATTATGAAGCAGCGCAAAAGGTGGATATATTCATTGCTAATTCAACCGAAACGCAAAAACGAATAAAAGAATACTACGGCAAGTCCTCTACGGTCATACACCCGCCTGTCGATATTGATCGATTTGAGCCGGCTCGTGAGCGTGCCAATTACTACATGACGATGGGGCGCCAACTGCCTTATAAAAGATATGATCTGGTGGTTACTGCCTGCACAAAACTTGGCGTACCGCTTAAAGTTTTTGGCAAAGGTCCTGCTCATGACGAACTTGTTGCTATTGCCGGGCCAACTGTAAGTTTTTATACCGATAGATTCGGTGATGCGTCGGATGCCGAGCTTGAGAAAGCATTGAATCACGCCAGGGGCTGGATATATGCCGCCGAGGAAGATTTTGGAATTGTGCAAGTTGAAGCGCTTGCCGCAGGAGCCCCCGTAATCACATACGGCAAAGCAGGCGCACTTGATATCGTAGAAGATGGAGTTAGCGGCATACTTTTTCAGGAGCAAACTGTCGAGGCGATTACACAGGCAATCATAGAGGCCGAGCAAACCACCTTCCTCCCCGGTACGCTACGGCGTAAGGCAAAGCGGTTCGACAAAGGCCTCTTTATCACTAAAATCCGCAAAATAGTCGGCGACCAGATTCGCTAA
- a CDS encoding carboxypeptidase-like regulatory domain-containing protein, whose amino-acid sequence MNDDKNQEPVNDNDLNDINLGDIDKEDTAVDTNTASFETSKPAEEKLSQSELPAPEGQPAPAVIFPKKENWFKRFLRTKKGKVIVVILGILIIAGVLFAIPATRYGILGKFIKRDANLVVIDSITKKPVSQATVEMGTFSAKTDTSGKVALDDVPVGEYAVKITKKYYKDAGASYTVPIFGNSSEVTVNLEATGRQVTVIVTNLVTKQPLAGATIAVDDVSSVANDKGEATIVLPADKQTVKATIKQEAYNDATVDLKVTDQVDANQVPLTPRGTVYYLSKATGKINVMKANLDGTSASVVVTATGNESDRETALLAARDWKYMVLSAKRKPGVVNQLYVIDAKTDSLKAIDEGNVVLTLGGWSGHNFLYIVDQLDKQPWQDKKQVLKSYNADTGKLTIVDETTGTGTSYMNMEAEFLARPYIIENKVVYVKAVNRGSAFGTPHAKKPAIMTANPDGGQLQRVKEFDFTATNSLDAKLYEPQAVYFRYGHDGKPTEFYEYENGSVKSITNDDTKFENTFYPTFLISPDGQKTFWDEPRNGKNAIFIGDKNGSNGKELAQQSEYKAYGWYGDGYILLSKGGSELYIASADQPIDAPVKITNYHKPIINFEGYGYGYGGF is encoded by the coding sequence ATGAATGACGACAAAAACCAAGAACCGGTGAACGACAACGACCTTAACGATATTAACCTTGGTGACATCGATAAGGAAGATACCGCTGTCGATACGAACACGGCTTCTTTTGAGACGTCTAAGCCTGCCGAAGAAAAGCTCTCGCAATCTGAGCTGCCTGCTCCTGAAGGTCAACCTGCTCCAGCTGTTATTTTTCCTAAAAAGGAAAACTGGTTCAAGCGATTTCTTCGTACTAAAAAAGGAAAAGTAATCGTCGTCATCCTCGGAATTCTTATTATTGCGGGAGTGTTATTTGCCATACCCGCGACCCGCTACGGTATCTTAGGCAAATTTATCAAGCGCGATGCTAATCTTGTGGTTATAGATAGCATAACAAAAAAACCGGTCAGCCAGGCAACGGTTGAGATGGGGACTTTTAGTGCAAAAACCGACACTAGCGGAAAGGTAGCTCTTGATGATGTGCCTGTTGGTGAATACGCTGTTAAGATAACCAAAAAGTACTACAAAGATGCGGGCGCGTCTTATACGGTTCCTATATTTGGAAATTCCAGCGAAGTAACCGTAAACCTAGAAGCAACTGGACGCCAAGTAACGGTGATAGTGACCAATCTTGTTACCAAACAGCCCCTAGCCGGTGCGACGATAGCGGTTGATGATGTATCGTCGGTGGCTAACGATAAAGGCGAGGCGACGATCGTTCTACCGGCCGACAAGCAAACGGTAAAAGCAACTATAAAACAGGAAGCGTATAACGATGCAACGGTTGATCTTAAGGTAACCGATCAAGTGGATGCTAACCAGGTGCCACTGACACCAAGAGGCACGGTGTATTACCTGAGTAAGGCTACCGGTAAAATTAATGTTATGAAGGCGAACCTGGATGGTACGTCCGCATCCGTGGTTGTAACGGCGACAGGGAATGAAAGTGACAGAGAAACGGCACTCCTTGCCGCTCGGGACTGGAAATACATGGTACTTTCCGCTAAGCGGAAGCCGGGTGTCGTCAATCAGCTTTATGTTATCGATGCCAAGACAGACAGCCTTAAAGCAATCGATGAGGGCAACGTCGTACTTACTCTTGGTGGCTGGTCGGGTCATAATTTTCTTTACATCGTTGACCAACTCGATAAGCAACCCTGGCAAGATAAAAAACAAGTGCTTAAAAGTTACAATGCCGACACGGGAAAACTGACGATTGTCGATGAAACGACAGGTACGGGTACGAGCTACATGAATATGGAGGCAGAATTTCTAGCACGACCATATATCATCGAGAATAAGGTAGTTTACGTGAAAGCAGTCAACCGAGGAAGTGCCTTTGGAACTCCTCACGCCAAAAAACCCGCAATTATGACGGCTAATCCTGATGGGGGCCAACTGCAACGAGTAAAAGAGTTTGATTTTACGGCTACAAATAGCCTTGATGCCAAACTTTATGAACCCCAAGCTGTTTATTTCCGTTATGGTCATGATGGTAAACCTACCGAATTTTACGAATACGAAAACGGTTCAGTAAAAAGTATTACCAATGATGATACGAAGTTTGAAAATACATTTTACCCAACCTTCCTTATTTCGCCCGATGGCCAGAAGACCTTCTGGGATGAGCCACGAAATGGCAAGAATGCGATTTTTATCGGTGACAAAAACGGATCAAATGGCAAAGAGCTCGCTCAACAATCCGAGTACAAGGCTTATGGGTGGTATGGCGATGGTTACATCCTTCTCTCTAAAGGGGGAAGTGAACTCTACATCGCCTCAGCCGACCAGCCGATAGATGCTCCTGTGAAAATTACTAATTATCATAAGCCGATCATCAATTTTGAAGGATATGGCTACGGCTACGGAGGCTTTTAG
- the glmS gene encoding glutamine--fructose-6-phosphate transaminase (isomerizing) → MCGIVGYIGKRDAQDILLGGLRRLEYRGYDSAGIITVDAKHKATLLRAKGKVSELETLVSAHETRDMVGIGHTRWATHGEPSEKNAHPHKAGDIYLVHNGIIENYKDLRAQLKNHVFVSDTDTEVLAALINSLYDVKTPLKEAVSRALRRVVGTYGIAVVSARNPEEIVVARKGSPLIIGVGNDETLIASDASALVGHTTQAIYLNDGEMAVCRASEVALESLDATPLDVRIETIEVDMRSIQKQGYDHFLLKEICEQPDTLQATINGRVVKDEHRVQLGGLNMTPDELRAVEHITIIGCGTAYYAGLLASYYLEQLVDGITVTVAIASELRYRSFHMPKNSVALVVSQSGETADTLACLREIKRRGVKTLGIINAVGSTIAREVDGGIYVHAGPEISVASTKAFTSQVAAMSMFGVQLAQAKGVSIQQTAAFVDEIAQLPEEIKSIITSNKDEIQKIAKKYVHYEHSLFLGRDTLFPVALEGALKLKEISYIQAEGYAAGELKHGPIALIDDRFFEVMLLIEGWLFDKSASNLSEINARGGHVLAITNSAKPIDAETVIRISTKLITLAPIVLNVVQQLFAYYVAVNKGNDVDQPRNLAKSVTVE, encoded by the coding sequence GTGTGTGGAATCGTTGGCTACATAGGTAAACGAGACGCGCAAGATATACTACTCGGCGGCCTCAGGCGTCTTGAATACAGAGGGTATGACTCGGCAGGTATCATAACGGTTGACGCCAAGCACAAAGCGACGCTTCTACGTGCCAAAGGCAAGGTGAGTGAGCTTGAGACCTTAGTTTCTGCGCACGAGACGCGCGACATGGTGGGCATCGGACATACACGCTGGGCAACACACGGTGAACCTTCAGAAAAAAACGCCCATCCTCATAAAGCCGGAGATATTTACCTTGTTCATAATGGTATCATTGAGAACTATAAGGATCTTCGCGCCCAGTTGAAGAACCATGTATTCGTGAGCGATACGGATACGGAGGTTCTGGCGGCTCTTATTAATTCGTTGTATGACGTCAAGACACCTCTTAAAGAAGCGGTTTCAAGGGCGCTTCGCCGAGTAGTGGGCACCTATGGTATTGCCGTTGTATCTGCAAGAAATCCTGAAGAAATAGTCGTTGCACGAAAAGGAAGCCCGCTTATCATAGGAGTTGGTAATGACGAAACGCTCATCGCAAGCGATGCTTCGGCACTTGTGGGTCATACTACCCAGGCCATTTACTTGAATGATGGTGAGATGGCTGTGTGTCGCGCCTCTGAAGTGGCCCTTGAAAGTCTTGATGCGACTCCGCTTGACGTTCGCATCGAAACGATAGAAGTTGATATGAGATCCATCCAAAAACAGGGGTACGATCATTTTCTTCTGAAGGAAATTTGCGAACAACCCGATACGCTACAGGCAACCATCAACGGACGAGTAGTAAAAGATGAGCACCGCGTACAGCTTGGTGGACTCAATATGACGCCCGACGAACTCCGTGCGGTCGAACACATTACAATTATAGGCTGCGGCACGGCGTACTATGCCGGGCTTCTTGCATCGTACTACCTTGAACAATTGGTAGATGGTATCACGGTAACGGTGGCTATTGCTTCGGAACTTCGCTACAGATCGTTTCATATGCCCAAGAACAGTGTTGCGCTCGTGGTGTCGCAATCGGGTGAAACAGCCGATACGCTGGCCTGTCTTCGTGAGATAAAACGTCGTGGAGTCAAAACGCTCGGTATTATCAACGCCGTTGGCTCAACGATTGCCCGCGAAGTCGATGGTGGTATTTATGTGCATGCCGGCCCAGAAATTTCTGTTGCGAGTACCAAAGCATTTACCTCACAAGTTGCGGCCATGAGCATGTTCGGCGTTCAGTTGGCACAGGCAAAAGGTGTCAGTATTCAGCAGACAGCCGCATTTGTGGATGAAATTGCACAACTTCCTGAAGAGATTAAATCTATAATCACTTCAAATAAAGATGAAATCCAAAAAATTGCCAAAAAATATGTGCATTATGAGCACAGTTTATTCCTCGGACGAGATACACTTTTTCCGGTCGCACTAGAAGGCGCCCTGAAGCTTAAGGAGATCTCTTACATCCAGGCAGAAGGGTATGCGGCAGGTGAGCTGAAGCATGGGCCTATTGCGCTTATTGATGATCGGTTCTTCGAGGTGATGCTCCTTATAGAAGGCTGGCTGTTTGATAAATCTGCGAGCAATCTCAGCGAGATAAATGCCCGAGGCGGTCATGTGTTAGCAATTACCAATAGCGCAAAGCCGATCGATGCAGAGACAGTCATTCGTATTTCAACCAAACTGATAACTCTTGCGCCAATCGTATTGAATGTTGTGCAACAACTCTTTGCGTACTATGTTGCGGTAAATAAGGGGAATGATGTGGACCAGCCTCGTAACCTGGCAAAGAGCGTTACGGTTGAGTAG
- a CDS encoding bifunctional dTDP-4-dehydrorhamnose 3,5-epimerase family protein/NAD(P)-dependent oxidoreductase, with translation MSDPMHLEFSKTLKKHETSIPGLVIFDLSILGDNRGWFKENWQREKMLAIGLPDFGPIQNNFSFNGKRGTMRGIHAEPWDKFISVGSGSFFGAWVDIRENSPTFGQVFTTEIDASKAIFVPAGVANSYLTLEDNTVYSYLVNDHWHPDASYSFVNATDPSLGIKWPIAPEEWEMSEKDKNHPFLKDVQPVKPKKILVTGANGQLGKALRKEFPEAEFVGREELDITSSRLDTLRRWRDYSTIINAAAYTAVDEAETNNGRKAAWKTNAEAVANLSRIASENTLTLVHVSSDYVFDGTNSVHDEDEALSPLGVYGQSKAAGDIAASTTPRHYIIRTTWVIGEGKNFIQIMKSLAERDIKPSVVSDQIGRLTFTEDLASGIKHLLVTQSPYGTYNLSNEGDASSWADIAKIVFEHSGKQETDVTPVSTEEYFKDKPTAAPRPLQSMLNLAKIKAQGFTPRDWRQALTLYLEDN, from the coding sequence ATGTCAGATCCGATGCATTTAGAATTCAGCAAAACACTTAAAAAACACGAAACTTCTATTCCCGGGCTAGTCATCTTTGATCTCAGCATTCTAGGAGACAACCGAGGATGGTTTAAAGAAAACTGGCAACGCGAGAAAATGCTTGCCATAGGACTCCCCGATTTCGGACCGATTCAAAATAATTTCTCATTCAATGGCAAGCGTGGCACCATGCGTGGCATTCATGCTGAACCCTGGGATAAGTTCATTTCTGTTGGAAGCGGCAGTTTTTTTGGTGCATGGGTCGATATCCGCGAAAACAGCCCTACTTTTGGCCAGGTTTTCACCACGGAAATCGATGCCAGTAAAGCTATTTTCGTTCCTGCTGGTGTTGCAAATTCTTATCTTACACTAGAGGACAATACAGTCTATTCATACCTCGTAAACGATCACTGGCACCCTGACGCTTCATATAGTTTTGTTAATGCGACCGACCCCTCGCTTGGTATCAAGTGGCCAATCGCTCCCGAAGAATGGGAAATGTCGGAAAAAGATAAGAATCATCCGTTCCTTAAAGATGTCCAGCCAGTTAAACCAAAGAAAATTCTTGTTACCGGTGCAAACGGGCAACTTGGCAAAGCGCTTCGAAAAGAATTCCCCGAGGCCGAGTTTGTTGGTCGCGAAGAGCTCGATATAACCAGCAGCCGCCTCGATACGCTTCGGCGCTGGCGCGACTACAGCACTATTATTAATGCCGCCGCGTACACGGCAGTTGATGAAGCCGAAACAAACAATGGTCGAAAAGCCGCGTGGAAAACCAATGCCGAAGCGGTCGCAAATCTTAGCCGCATCGCATCAGAGAATACCCTCACACTTGTGCATGTATCGTCCGACTACGTTTTTGACGGGACCAACAGCGTGCACGATGAAGACGAGGCACTCTCACCTCTTGGTGTATACGGGCAATCCAAGGCAGCAGGTGATATTGCCGCAAGCACAACTCCCAGGCATTACATTATTCGTACCACTTGGGTCATTGGTGAAGGAAAAAACTTTATCCAGATTATGAAATCTCTGGCTGAACGAGACATCAAGCCGAGTGTGGTGAGCGATCAGATAGGGCGGCTTACTTTCACCGAAGACCTTGCAAGCGGTATCAAACATCTCCTCGTTACACAGAGTCCTTACGGCACATATAATCTTTCAAATGAAGGAGATGCCTCAAGCTGGGCGGATATCGCCAAGATCGTATTTGAACACTCCGGCAAACAAGAAACTGATGTCACCCCTGTTAGCACGGAAGAGTACTTCAAAGATAAGCCTACGGCTGCGCCCCGCCCCTTACAAAGCATGCTCAATCTTGCTAAAATAAAGGCTCAAGGTTTTACGCCGAGAGATTGGCGCCAAGCTCTCACATTGTATTTAGAAGACAACTAG
- the galE gene encoding UDP-glucose 4-epimerase GalE, producing the protein MHILVTGGAGYIGSHTIIELLQAGHTVEVVDNLSNSNAEVMRRIEELSGKKVPLHVFDLKDKVKTRGIFKASVFDGVIHFAGLKAVGESTQKPLTYYRTNLDSTLTLLETMQEFNVKQLVFSSSATVYGSSTIPYNEFLSTGQGITNPYGQTKYIIEQILKDTAKADGTNCFTVLRYFNPIGAHASGRIGEDPSGVPNNLMPYITQVASGKRKRLSIFGNDYNTIDGTGVRDYIHVVDLAKGHLAALENSQQGWSAYNLGSGKGTSVLELIHAFEQATGIPIPYEFAPRRAGDLPEYYADASKALNELHWKTEKTIEEACADSWRWQSQNPNGYRETTQP; encoded by the coding sequence ATGCACATTCTTGTCACAGGCGGAGCCGGATATATCGGCAGCCATACTATCATCGAGCTACTGCAAGCCGGACATACAGTAGAGGTCGTAGATAACCTTTCAAATAGCAACGCGGAGGTTATGCGTCGCATTGAGGAACTAAGCGGCAAAAAAGTTCCCCTTCATGTTTTTGACCTTAAGGATAAGGTAAAAACGCGCGGGATATTCAAAGCGAGCGTATTCGATGGAGTCATTCACTTTGCCGGCTTAAAAGCAGTGGGCGAATCGACGCAAAAACCGCTCACCTATTACCGAACTAACCTCGACTCAACGTTAACATTGCTCGAAACAATGCAAGAATTTAACGTGAAGCAATTGGTATTTAGTTCATCTGCTACCGTGTATGGCTCCTCTACGATCCCTTATAATGAATTCCTTTCCACTGGCCAAGGTATTACTAATCCTTATGGGCAAACAAAATATATCATAGAGCAAATACTAAAAGATACCGCCAAGGCCGACGGCACAAACTGCTTTACCGTGCTTCGCTACTTTAATCCGATCGGCGCGCATGCAAGTGGGCGAATTGGCGAAGATCCATCTGGAGTGCCTAATAATCTTATGCCCTATATAACCCAAGTGGCGAGTGGCAAGCGCAAACGATTATCTATATTTGGTAACGACTATAATACCATTGACGGTACGGGCGTCCGTGATTATATTCATGTAGTCGATCTGGCAAAAGGGCATCTTGCCGCATTAGAAAATAGCCAGCAAGGTTGGTCTGCCTATAATTTAGGATCAGGAAAGGGCACTTCCGTACTTGAGCTCATTCATGCGTTTGAGCAAGCAACAGGCATACCCATACCTTACGAGTTCGCGCCACGACGGGCAGGAGATTTGCCGGAATATTACGCTGACGCGTCGAAGGCACTGAACGAATTACACTGGAAAACTGAAAAAACAATAGAAGAAGCATGCGCCGACTCATGGCGATGGCAGTCGCAAAATCCAAATGGATATCGAGAGACTACTCAACCGTAA
- a CDS encoding adenylyltransferase/cytidyltransferase family protein, protein MKIAIVSGFFNPLHGGHLDMIEAARKLGDKLIVIVNNDVQQVIKKDKIILPEQNRMRLMAALRDVDEVVLAIDQDPPVTKTLEKIAKQYPNDEIIFANGGDRVDPNALPGLEAAMCEQLGIAMVFGVGGDQKADSSTRINQALGHKK, encoded by the coding sequence ATGAAGATAGCGATTGTGAGCGGCTTTTTTAACCCACTTCACGGCGGACACTTGGACATGATTGAAGCGGCGAGGAAACTAGGGGACAAACTAATTGTCATCGTCAACAACGATGTGCAGCAAGTGATTAAAAAAGACAAGATTATTTTGCCGGAGCAAAATCGCATGCGACTTATGGCGGCTCTGCGCGATGTTGATGAAGTAGTGCTAGCTATCGATCAGGATCCACCTGTTACCAAAACACTTGAAAAAATAGCAAAGCAATACCCCAATGATGAAATTATCTTTGCCAATGGCGGCGACAGAGTTGATCCAAACGCGCTGCCCGGTCTTGAAGCGGCAATGTGTGAACAGTTGGGTATAGCAATGGTGTTTGGTGTTGGTGGGGATCAAAAAGCGGATTCATCGACCCGCATCAATCAAGCTCTAGGACACAAAAAATAG
- a CDS encoding NUDIX hydrolase, producing MRVYEDRVTMPSGKDGIYGFVESTSDSMYIVPVDSEGNSYLVKQEHYTTREMAWQCPAGRTDGEDPVIAAQRELLEEAGLKARSITILSSPRVAMGMTTFRGTICLARDLEPDTNLLDKEEGIMEVKKLPLASIKKMILDGEINNTESIAAYLLEIAYLEKEA from the coding sequence ATGCGCGTGTATGAAGATCGGGTGACGATGCCAAGCGGCAAGGATGGTATCTATGGCTTCGTGGAGTCAACAAGTGATAGTATGTACATTGTACCTGTTGATTCTGAGGGTAACTCGTATCTTGTCAAACAAGAACATTACACAACTCGTGAAATGGCCTGGCAGTGTCCGGCAGGAAGAACGGACGGAGAAGATCCTGTCATTGCAGCACAACGCGAGCTCCTAGAAGAAGCCGGCTTGAAAGCCAGATCTATTACCATTCTTTCAAGCCCACGCGTCGCTATGGGGATGACGACATTTCGCGGTACGATTTGCCTTGCAAGAGACCTGGAACCAGACACCAACCTGCTCGACAAAGAAGAAGGCATTATGGAAGTTAAAAAGCTTCCTCTCGCCTCAATAAAGAAGATGATTCTAGACGGTGAAATTAACAATACAGAGAGTATTGCCGCTTACCTCCTTGAAATTGCTTATCTTGAAAAAGAAGCTTAA
- a CDS encoding sugar transferase, whose amino-acid sequence MPSKNTKFYSLVLIIADFIVLLLAFSAAYILRVHFDQRPLVSQVYAQQFFTTFALLAPFWIIIFASLGLYQATVYNRRLVEWSKIAIGAFIGILLVIGWEYITGQHLFPARLVAAYALLASFLLLVLEREVLRITRSLLFYFGRGISRVLIVGNSDATRDIADELSNTYKSGYKVVAIAGPKKAIPPGLEVKHFTSIDAALKKIEELSITTIIQTDLYDSADRNQRILGAAQVHHISYSFIPGEAEFYAGKNTVDVFLGYPMISVSQTPLIGWGAIAKQIFDTIASLLLVIILSPVFLILILLQLILSPGPVFYISKRLSKFSEPVNLIKFRSMSAKYGKRDAAVEFREMGRDDLAREYEKNRKVENDPRVTWFGNFLRRTSLDELPQIFNVVRGDLSLVGPRPILPQEAKFSPSRTALLHSVKSGVTGLWQVSGRSNLSFDERIELELFYAQNWSFWLDIKILFKTIAVVLRKRGAK is encoded by the coding sequence ATGCCGTCGAAAAATACTAAATTCTATAGTCTTGTCTTAATCATTGCTGATTTTATTGTGCTATTGTTAGCGTTTAGTGCTGCTTATATTCTTCGTGTTCACTTCGACCAGAGACCCCTTGTTAGTCAGGTATATGCTCAGCAATTCTTTACCACATTCGCTCTGCTTGCTCCCTTTTGGATTATCATCTTCGCATCGCTTGGTTTGTACCAGGCGACCGTTTATAATCGTCGGTTGGTCGAATGGAGTAAGATCGCCATAGGCGCCTTTATTGGTATTTTGCTGGTTATTGGCTGGGAATACATAACCGGCCAGCATCTTTTTCCTGCCCGCCTTGTTGCCGCTTATGCGTTACTTGCCTCGTTCTTGCTCCTTGTACTTGAGCGTGAGGTCCTCAGAATTACCCGCAGCCTTCTTTTTTACTTCGGCCGTGGCATTAGCCGGGTACTTATCGTGGGAAATTCTGACGCGACGCGCGATATTGCCGACGAACTTTCAAATACCTACAAAAGCGGCTATAAAGTTGTTGCTATCGCAGGTCCTAAAAAAGCCATTCCGCCAGGGCTTGAGGTGAAACACTTCACCTCTATTGACGCTGCCCTGAAAAAGATTGAAGAACTCTCTATTACAACCATTATTCAGACGGACCTTTATGATTCGGCTGATCGCAATCAGCGGATTTTGGGAGCAGCGCAAGTCCATCACATCAGTTATAGTTTTATCCCGGGCGAGGCCGAGTTTTATGCCGGTAAAAATACGGTTGATGTTTTTCTTGGCTATCCGATGATATCCGTGAGCCAAACACCGCTCATTGGTTGGGGCGCAATAGCCAAGCAAATTTTTGACACTATTGCATCACTGCTCCTTGTTATTATACTTTCACCTGTCTTCCTTATACTTATACTTTTACAGCTTATTTTGAGCCCGGGCCCGGTTTTTTATATCAGTAAACGACTCAGTAAGTTTTCGGAACCCGTGAACCTAATTAAGTTCCGTAGTATGAGCGCAAAATACGGCAAGCGTGACGCCGCTGTGGAATTTCGTGAAATGGGACGCGACGACCTTGCACGCGAGTACGAAAAGAATCGCAAAGTTGAGAATGACCCTCGGGTAACGTGGTTTGGAAACTTCCTCAGGCGAACGTCGCTCGATGAACTACCTCAGATATTCAACGTGGTTCGGGGTGATCTTAGTCTTGTAGGACCACGCCCGATCTTGCCACAGGAAGCCAAGTTTTCCCCAAGCCGTACCGCATTGCTTCATAGCGTAAAATCCGGGGTTACGGGGCTTTGGCAAGTTTCTGGCCGAAGTAATTTATCATTTGATGAAAGGATTGAGTTGGAGCTGTTTTATGCTCAAAACTGGAGCTTTTGGCTGGACATTAAAATCCTCTTCAAAACGATCGCCGTAGTGCTGCGCAAACGGGGGGCTAAGTAG
- the rfbB gene encoding dTDP-glucose 4,6-dehydratase has protein sequence MNKKKMLVTGGAGFIGGNFVHFTLKNRPEYEITVIDKLTYAGNPDTLNSVLDKIDFVTGDICDRELMDRLVSETDIVVHFAAESHNDNSLRDPWPFIHSNLIGTATILEAIRKHGKKLHHISTDEVYGDLELDDPKKFTPETPYNASSPYSSTKAGSDLLVKAWVRSFGIHATISNCSNNYGPYQHIEKFIPRQITNILSGISPKLYGTGENVRDWIHVDDHNSAVHTIIDKGRSGEVYLIGANGEENNKYVLETILELMGKDKNAYEHVNDRPGHDLRYAIDASKLRDELGWEPRYTNLREGLQATIDWYKTNEEWWKNEKAKVEAAYAEKGQ, from the coding sequence ATGAACAAAAAAAAGATGCTCGTTACAGGTGGCGCAGGGTTCATTGGCGGAAACTTTGTCCACTTCACACTTAAAAACCGTCCCGAATACGAAATTACCGTTATAGATAAACTTACCTACGCAGGAAATCCCGATACCTTGAACAGTGTGCTCGATAAAATCGACTTCGTAACCGGCGATATTTGCGACCGTGAGCTCATGGATCGACTCGTATCTGAGACGGATATCGTGGTGCATTTCGCCGCAGAGAGCCATAACGACAACTCGCTTCGTGATCCATGGCCATTTATTCATAGCAACCTTATTGGTACCGCAACTATTCTTGAGGCTATCCGTAAACACGGTAAAAAACTTCATCACATTTCAACCGATGAAGTGTATGGTGACCTCGAGCTGGATGATCCTAAAAAATTCACACCGGAAACGCCCTACAACGCCAGTAGCCCTTATTCTTCAACCAAGGCCGGCTCAGATCTTTTGGTAAAAGCCTGGGTACGTTCGTTCGGCATTCATGCAACCATCTCAAACTGTTCGAACAACTACGGTCCTTATCAGCACATCGAAAAGTTCATTCCACGCCAAATCACCAACATCCTTAGCGGCATCTCGCCAAAACTCTACGGAACCGGAGAAAACGTTCGCGATTGGATTCATGTAGATGATCACAACAGTGCAGTTCACACCATCATCGATAAGGGTCGAAGCGGCGAAGTATATCTTATCGGCGCAAATGGCGAAGAGAACAACAAATACGTTCTTGAAACAATTCTCGAACTCATGGGCAAAGACAAAAATGCCTACGAGCATGTAAACGATCGCCCAGGCCACGATTTGCGTTATGCCATCGATGCCAGCAAGCTTCGCGATGAACTCGGCTGGGAGCCAAGATACACCAATCTCCGCGAAGGTCTCCAAGCAACCATCGACTGGTACAAGACAAACGAAGAATGGTGGAAAAACGAAAAAGCCAAGGTAGAAGCAGCCTACGCCGAGAAGGGGCAATAG